The following are encoded in a window of Nibricoccus aquaticus genomic DNA:
- a CDS encoding efflux transporter outer membrane subunit, producing MFAGLLAVAALSGCSLPAVGPDYRRPETPTAGGYETISSQRSADAGTRIAREWWRDFGDPTLDRYVTAALTENQSLKAAVARVEQARALTGEARSAYLPMVGATGLATRERTSETVDNLFPNSLTTTYRLPLTVAWEIDLFGRVRRLNETARAGFLATQELAEATRLAIAAETASAYFALEATDEEVRIVAETLALQKEMLTLVEARRDAGRATDLAVEQAKLAVSISEADCAALANRRSSLKNGLAVLVGQAAPGFEVAEGRQTARALPAIPVGLPSELLMRRPDLAAAENNLRAANARIGVAKSAFFPAISLTGSAGYASAAIDDLFLSDSRAWAISPSVYLPLFQGGRNRANYQRSQATYEETVAGYRQSVLVAFREVQDALTASQRLSEQADAVSRSVVSARKVRDLADERYLAGSTSYLEVIDAQRTALSVERGAAALAGQRLITRVALIRALGGGWETPSATLSKSN from the coding sequence ATGTTCGCCGGACTGCTCGCGGTGGCCGCGTTGAGCGGATGCTCATTGCCGGCGGTCGGTCCTGACTATCGACGCCCGGAAACTCCCACGGCGGGTGGCTACGAAACTATTTCCAGCCAGCGTTCCGCTGATGCTGGCACCCGCATCGCGAGGGAGTGGTGGCGCGATTTTGGCGATCCGACTCTGGACCGTTACGTCACAGCGGCGCTGACGGAAAATCAGAGTCTCAAGGCGGCGGTGGCACGCGTCGAACAAGCGCGCGCGCTGACGGGTGAAGCGCGTTCAGCGTATCTTCCGATGGTCGGCGCGACCGGTCTGGCGACGCGGGAACGCACGTCCGAAACCGTGGATAATCTATTCCCGAATAGTCTCACGACCACTTATCGCCTGCCGCTGACGGTTGCGTGGGAGATCGATCTCTTTGGCCGGGTGCGTCGGCTCAATGAAACTGCGCGCGCTGGTTTTCTCGCGACGCAGGAACTCGCGGAAGCCACGCGCCTGGCCATCGCGGCGGAAACGGCGTCGGCCTACTTCGCTCTGGAGGCCACCGATGAGGAAGTGCGGATCGTGGCTGAGACGCTCGCGTTGCAGAAGGAGATGCTGACGCTCGTCGAAGCGCGTCGCGACGCGGGGCGCGCCACCGATCTCGCGGTCGAGCAGGCGAAGCTGGCGGTGTCGATATCCGAAGCGGACTGCGCTGCCCTCGCGAATCGCCGCTCTTCGTTGAAGAACGGACTGGCTGTTTTAGTCGGACAAGCGGCTCCGGGATTTGAAGTGGCTGAGGGCCGGCAGACGGCGCGCGCGCTCCCGGCGATTCCGGTGGGTTTGCCGAGCGAGTTGTTGATGCGTCGCCCTGATCTGGCGGCGGCGGAAAATAACCTGCGCGCCGCGAATGCGCGGATCGGTGTCGCGAAGTCCGCGTTCTTCCCGGCGATTTCTCTGACGGGAAGTGCTGGATACGCGAGCGCGGCGATCGATGATCTTTTCCTGAGCGACAGCCGGGCATGGGCGATCAGCCCGAGTGTTTACCTTCCTCTTTTTCAGGGCGGACGGAATCGGGCGAACTATCAGCGCAGCCAGGCCACCTACGAGGAGACGGTCGCCGGCTATCGGCAAAGCGTCCTGGTCGCATTTCGCGAAGTGCAGGATGCGCTGACCGCGTCGCAACGACTGTCCGAGCAGGCAGACGCAGTTTCCCGATCCGTGGTGAGCGCGCGCAAAGTCCGCGATCTGGCTGACGAGCGTTATCTCGCGGGCAGCACGAGTTACCTGGAGGTGATCGATGCGCAGCGCACCGCGTTGTCGGTTGAACGAGGTGCGGCGGCATTGGCCGGGCAGCGCCTGATCACGCGCGTCGCTCTCATCCGCGCGCTCGGCGGCGGCTGGGAAACTCCTTCCGCAACACTCTCAAAGTCTAACTGA
- a CDS encoding efflux RND transporter periplasmic adaptor subunit — MNSLLKSNAAASPSVHTTRTRLIPLIVLISAAGVTLPGCSRDEATVKDRAAHVVRVVQIDTERPASSGNVNYTGVVRARTESQLGFRVAGKISERLVNAGEAVKTGQPLLKLDATDYQLALQAARAVHKQASLELERVRVLVEKRAESRDVLEKAVAAAESSAALAEQLANQAGYTTLYADADGVVMTTLAEPGQVVAAGQPVLVLAKDGPREAAVDIPERSLERIRGQQATAQLYLNSEVRVPATFREISGVADPVARTYQARYVLEGDAAQFPLGATVTVRVTAAGDDAEKITEIPLGSLIDRGDGAAVWVVDATTSTLQKRAVSIAKLGAETASIRDGLKHGDVVVALGAQLLNPGETVRVAKSSPKEAK, encoded by the coding sequence ATGAACTCTCTCCTTAAATCCAACGCGGCCGCGTCTCCGTCTGTCCACACGACGCGGACGCGCCTCATTCCGCTGATCGTTTTAATCTCCGCCGCAGGCGTCACGCTGCCCGGATGCAGTCGTGACGAAGCCACGGTGAAGGACCGAGCAGCTCACGTGGTCCGGGTTGTGCAGATCGATACGGAGCGGCCCGCTTCGTCTGGGAACGTCAACTACACGGGCGTCGTCCGGGCGCGCACCGAAAGTCAGCTGGGGTTTCGGGTGGCAGGAAAGATTTCCGAACGCTTGGTGAACGCAGGCGAGGCCGTGAAGACCGGCCAGCCGTTGCTGAAACTCGACGCGACCGACTACCAGCTCGCGCTGCAAGCCGCGCGCGCGGTCCATAAGCAGGCCAGCCTCGAACTGGAGCGCGTGCGCGTTCTCGTGGAGAAGCGGGCGGAGTCGCGGGATGTTTTGGAAAAGGCGGTCGCCGCTGCGGAAAGCTCTGCCGCGCTGGCGGAGCAACTCGCGAATCAGGCCGGCTACACCACGTTGTACGCGGACGCCGATGGTGTCGTGATGACGACGCTGGCCGAGCCCGGACAAGTGGTCGCGGCCGGACAGCCGGTGCTCGTGCTCGCCAAAGACGGCCCGCGTGAGGCCGCCGTCGATATTCCCGAGCGCTCGCTGGAAAGAATCCGCGGCCAACAGGCTACGGCTCAACTTTACCTGAACTCCGAGGTGAGAGTGCCCGCGACGTTTCGGGAAATCTCGGGCGTCGCCGATCCGGTGGCGCGCACTTATCAAGCGCGCTATGTGCTCGAAGGGGACGCGGCCCAATTTCCACTGGGCGCCACGGTCACGGTTCGTGTCACTGCGGCCGGAGACGATGCGGAGAAGATCACGGAAATCCCGCTCGGCAGTTTGATCGATCGCGGCGATGGCGCCGCGGTGTGGGTGGTCGATGCCACCACTTCGACTCTTCAGAAGCGCGCGGTCTCCATCGCCAAACTCGGAGCGGAAACCGCGTCGATTCGCGACGGGCTCAAGCATGGTGACGTGGTTGTTGCCCTCGGCGCTCAACTGTTGAACCCGGGTGAGACGGTGCGCGTGGCGAAGTCTTCTCCGAAGGAGGCGAAATGA